A stretch of Besnoitia besnoiti strain Bb-Ger1 chromosome V, whole genome shotgun sequence DNA encodes these proteins:
- a CDS encoding putative peptidyl-prolyl isomerase FKBP12 (encoded by transcript BESB_058580) translates to MAAAVAPGGSVSETETPRKDGRTTCRGRTAATEGEAVPRMTRNLTHKESEASSDSVSDNVKSIAAEERPRQTTRKRWGKNNPLTLECADAVVNGQHEGESMKESECRRCVFSSIITFFLSLAFLACLAIPLVAVFAPDSLSALPGALKTVEKLPASLSLFVGSFSEKPALLAWSSGTERGEKQPENRAQPSEEGLSGSARRDSWKKPEDTRGGNTTEVKGDTGPQSASSEKNTPQKKMAPLAALQYDIIKRGTGPTLQRGQAATVHATGSVLRPDGTSQKFWSTKDPGQQPFTWKAGLGQVIAGWDQGVLGMTVGETRHISIPASMGYGASGFPAWGIPPNADLQFEIELLRLQ, encoded by the exons ATggccgctgctgtcgcgccggGGGGCAGTGTCAGTGAGACAGAAACTCCGAGGAAAGACGGGCGAACCACTTGCCGAGGAAGAACTGCTGCAACCGAAGGCGAAGCTGTGCCCAGGATGACAAGAAACCTGACGCACAAGGAGTCAGAAGCCTCCAGTGACTCGGTTTCTGATAATGTGAAGAGCATTGCAGCAGAGGAGCGGCCCAGACAGACCACTCGAAAGAGGTGGGGGAAGAACAACCCTCTGACGCTCGAGTGTGCGGACGCGGTGGTGAATGGTCAacacgagggagagagcaTGAAGGAGAGCGAATGCAGGAGGTGTGTTTTCTCCTCAATCATCACATTTTTTCTTTCACTTGCGTTCCTCGCTTGCTTGGCAATTCCACTCGTGGCTGTTTTTGCCCCCGATAGTTTGTCAGCGCTTCCCGGTGCGCTGAAGACCGTCGAAAAGCTCCCCGCTTCGCTTTCTTTGTTCGTTGGTTCCTTCTCTGAAAAGCCGGCGCTTCTTGCCTGGTCATCTGGCACCGAACGCGGTGAGAAACAACCGGAGAACCGCGCTCAGCCGTCTGAGGAAGGCCTGTCTGGtagcgcgaggagagattCCTGGAAGAAGCCAGAAGACACACGCGGAGGAAACACCACAGAAGTGAAGGGCGACACAGGGCCTCAGTCTGCGTCTAGTGAGAAAAAcacgccgcagaagaaaatGGCGCCGCTTGCAGCTCTCCAGTACGATATCATCAAGCGCGGCACAGGCCCCACTTTGCAGAGAGGACAAGCTGCGACAGTCCATGCGACAGGCAGTGTTCTCAGACCGGATGGAACCAGCCAGAAGTTCTGGTCCACCAAGGACCCTGGCCAGCAG CCCTTCACGTGGAAAGCCGGACTCGGGCAAGTCATTGCTGGCTGGGACCAGGGTGTCCTCGGCATGACCGTTGGCGAAACGCGCCACATCAGCATCCCTGCAAGCA TGGGCtacggcgcgagcggcttcCCAGCATGGGGGATTCCCCCGAACGCCGATCTCCAATTTGAGATTGAgttgctgcgcctgcagtAA
- a CDS encoding hypothetical protein (encoded by transcript BESB_058570) — protein MLIASIARSNLSLLAQAKIDYILGLWQGQYPRQATIEHAAVWLDSINAKGPPFADVTNRYDFLEIFRFMHGVNIPYNPAGVQLEGLNAFLPIYERSADFLLDMAWKGLSATTPTTAKLEDTYCKVPPSASLRKTVSALSLAVILAPASAGTVNSSHSPSVEKASEGVHVAESNDGRGPAGVGSVLSLNFYLRMLIHLLGDIHQPLHTTLAFSPAFPDGDRFGSKIPVIGPKGRATNLHSFWDAAGDLYTKRAVDIRDEELLEEAESIMREFPKASVVSRLTPEYLAPNFRSMAEETNKLGVALAYREVDLHTFTPQFPYVPSGPYTRDVRQFSRSQIALAGYRLGHALEEISAFLPVPDILHSTSFQSAGRVNA, from the exons ATGCTCATCGCGTCCATCGCCCGCAGTAATTTATCCCTTCTCGCCCAAGCTAAGATCGACTACATTTTAGGACTCTGGCAGGGCCAATATCCTC GCCAGGCCACCATTGAGCACGCCGCTGTCTGGCTCGATAGCATAAACGCAAAAGGGCCACCCTTTGCGGATGTGACCAACCGATACGATTTTCTCGAG ATTTTTCGCTTCATGCATGGTGTAAACATACCATATAACCCGGCAGGGGTCCAACTGGAGGGTCTCAATGCGTTCTTGCCGATCTACGAGCGGA GTGCCGACTTTTTGCTCGACATGGCGTGGAAAGGGCTCAGCGCTACAACGCCGACGACAGCCAAGCTGGAGGATACGTACTGCAAAGTTCCTCCGTCTGCTTCACTCCGGAAAACAGTGTCCGCTCTGAGCTTGGCCGTGATTTTGGCCCCAGCCTCTGCGGGCACAGTGAACTCCAGCCACAGCCCGTCGGTGGAGAAGGCCTCCGAAGGGGTCCATGTCGCTGAATCGAACGATGGTAGAGGGCCCGCAGGCGTGGGGTCTGTCCTCTCTCTAAATTTCTACTTGCGGATGCTTATTCACCTTCTGGGCGACATCCACCAGCCTCTCCACACCACCTTGGCCTTTTCTCCGGCGTTCCCCGACGGCGACCGTTTCGGGTCGAAG ATCCCAGTCATCGGCCCCAAGGGAAGAGCGACGAATCTCCATTCGTTCTGGGACGCAGCTGGGGACTTGTATACGAAGCGGGCGGTCGATATAAGAGACGAAGAGCTTCTCGAAGAG GCTGAATCGATAATGCGCGAGTTCCCCAAAGCAAGCGTGGTTAGTCGTCTGACACCAGAGTATCTGGCGCCGAACTTCCGCAGTATGGCTGAAGAAACGAATAAGCTCGGGGTGGCACTTGCTTACAGAG AAGTGGATCTTCACACATTCACGCCCCAATTCCCGTACGTCCCCTCGGGCCCCTACACAAGGGACGTGCGGCAGTTCAGCCGCAGTCAGATTGCTCTCGCAGGTTACCGCCTCGGGCACGCACTTGAAGAGATTTCCGCTTTCCTTCCCGTCCCTGATATTCTACACAGCACTTCGTTCCAGTCCGCGGGCAGGGTGAATGCGTGA